The following are from one region of the Pseudomonas putida genome:
- a CDS encoding sigma-70 family RNA polymerase sigma factor produces MIDAAPPPKPSLPALYREHRSWLENWLRRRMGNAWDAADLSQDTFLRVLASAQPLADIREPRAYLLTVGKRLLSNFHQRRSLEQAYLDALAHLPEQHVPSPEQRWIVLETLQALDELLDGLKAPVRRAFLWSQLEGLGYAEIGERLGVCQRSVKRYMAQAYEHCLLAELQ; encoded by the coding sequence ATGATCGACGCCGCGCCGCCACCGAAGCCTAGCCTGCCTGCCCTGTACCGGGAGCATCGCAGCTGGCTGGAAAACTGGCTGCGCCGGCGCATGGGCAATGCCTGGGATGCCGCCGACCTCAGTCAGGATACTTTCCTGCGCGTCCTGGCCAGTGCTCAGCCGCTGGCAGATATTCGTGAACCACGCGCTTACCTGCTGACCGTGGGCAAGCGCCTGCTCAGCAATTTCCACCAACGGCGCAGCCTGGAACAGGCCTACCTGGACGCCTTGGCGCATTTGCCCGAGCAGCATGTGCCTTCGCCAGAGCAGCGCTGGATAGTGCTGGAAACCCTGCAAGCGCTGGATGAACTGCTCGACGGCCTCAAGGCGCCGGTGCGCAGGGCTTTTCTCTGGAGCCAGCTGGAAGGCCTGGGCTATGCCGAAATCGGCGAGCGCCTGGGCGTATGCCAGCGCTCGGTGAAGCGCTACATGGCACAGGCTTACGAACACTGCCTGCTGGCCGAATTGCAATGA
- a CDS encoding efflux transporter outer membrane subunit, producing the protein MTFAQTPLHRALQTLTRGRGSRLLGAGLCVAMLSACTLSPDYHRPELSSTAQFKHAEGWTQATPSDAIARGAWWEIYGDAGLNALVEELNRSNQTVAQSEAQYRQAQALVRSSRAALFPSLDLSVSKNRSAQGTGSSSSSLSNNSSGIRNTYNAQLGVSWEIDLWGKLRETLNANQASAEASLADLASIRLSQQSELVQNYLQLRVIDEQKRLLEATVAAYERSLRMNENQYRAGVAGPDAVAQARTQLKSTQADLIDLVWQRAQFENAIAVLLGKAPADFALADSKAIPALPQIPLALPSQLLERRPDIAAAERNVMAANANIGVSRAAYFPDLSLSMSGGYSSSSFSNWIELPNRYWSVGPQLALTLFDAGKRSAEVDRTVAVYDQTVAQYRQTVLDGFKEVENLLVQLKVYGDEAVVRQEALDAARESLRLTENQYRAGLIGYLDVVNVQTTALSNERSVLNLLQGRLVASVQLVAALGGGWDADQALAEQD; encoded by the coding sequence ATGACTTTTGCCCAGACCCCACTTCACCGCGCTCTGCAGACGCTGACCCGCGGGCGTGGCTCGCGCCTGCTCGGCGCCGGGTTGTGCGTCGCCATGCTCAGCGCCTGCACCCTGAGCCCGGACTACCACCGCCCGGAGCTGAGCAGCACGGCCCAGTTCAAGCATGCCGAAGGCTGGACCCAGGCCACGCCGTCCGATGCCATTGCCCGCGGCGCCTGGTGGGAAATCTACGGCGATGCCGGGCTCAATGCGCTGGTAGAAGAGCTCAACCGCAGCAACCAGACTGTGGCACAGTCGGAGGCCCAGTACCGCCAGGCCCAGGCGCTGGTGCGCAGCAGCCGGGCGGCGCTGTTCCCCAGCCTGGACCTGAGCGTCAGCAAGAACCGCTCGGCCCAGGGCACCGGCAGCTCCAGTTCGAGCCTGTCCAACAACAGCAGCGGCATTCGCAACACCTACAACGCCCAGCTCGGCGTCAGTTGGGAAATCGACCTGTGGGGCAAGCTGCGCGAAACCCTCAACGCCAACCAGGCCAGTGCCGAAGCCAGCCTGGCTGACCTGGCCTCGATCCGCCTCAGCCAGCAGTCGGAACTGGTGCAGAACTACCTGCAGTTAAGGGTGATCGACGAGCAGAAGCGCCTGTTGGAAGCCACTGTGGCAGCTTATGAACGCTCCCTGCGGATGAACGAAAACCAGTACCGCGCCGGCGTCGCCGGCCCGGACGCGGTGGCCCAGGCGCGTACCCAGCTCAAGAGCACCCAGGCCGACCTGATCGACCTGGTCTGGCAGCGCGCACAGTTCGAGAACGCCATTGCCGTGTTGCTGGGCAAGGCCCCGGCCGATTTCGCCCTGGCCGACAGCAAGGCCATTCCGGCGCTGCCGCAAATTCCGCTGGCCTTGCCCTCGCAGTTGCTGGAGCGGCGCCCGGACATCGCTGCGGCCGAACGCAACGTGATGGCTGCCAACGCCAACATCGGCGTGTCGCGGGCGGCGTACTTCCCGGACCTGAGCCTGAGCATGAGTGGAGGGTACTCCAGCAGCAGCTTCAGCAACTGGATCGAACTGCCCAACCGCTACTGGTCGGTGGGCCCGCAGCTGGCACTGACCTTGTTCGACGCCGGCAAGCGCAGTGCCGAGGTGGACCGCACGGTGGCGGTGTATGACCAGACCGTGGCGCAGTACCGCCAGACCGTGCTCGACGGCTTCAAGGAAGTGGAAAACCTGCTGGTGCAATTGAAGGTGTATGGCGATGAAGCGGTGGTACGCCAGGAGGCACTGGATGCTGCCCGCGAGTCGCTGCGCCTGACCGAGAACCAGTACCGCGCCGGGCTGATCGGCTACCTGGATGTGGTCAACGTGCAGACCACGGCACTGAGCAACGAGCGCAGTGTGTTGAACCTGCTGCAGGGGCGCCTGGTGGCCAGCGTGCAGCTGGTTGCCGCGCTGGGCGGTGGCTGGGATGCCGACCAGGCTCTTGCGGAGCAGGATTGA
- a CDS encoding MdtA/MuxA family multidrug efflux RND transporter periplasmic adaptor subunit — translation MQASNSRSPRRWLVGLLILLLVAALAWWLWPAATPAHKEGSAGRGGKGMGMMGGRPGFGGSSDPVPVRVEPVRVGDFPLYYKALGTVTATNTVNVRSRVAGELVKIHFKEGQQVKAGDLLAEIDPRPYRIALQQAEGTLAQNQAQLKNAQVDLARYKGLYAEDSIAKQTLDTAEAQVAQFQGLVKTNQAQVNDARLNLDFTQIRAPINGRVGLRQLDLGNLVAANDTTALVVITQTEPISVAFTLPETELSTVLERYRSGATLPVEAWDRSDSKLQSTGVLGSIDNQIDTTTGTLKFKGRFENKDLALFPNQFVNVRLLADTLKQVTLAPAAAIQFGNDGTFAYVVNAESKVNVRKLKVGASDGENTVILEGLKAGDRLVLEGTDRLREGTQVEVVEDSSQVPTTPGQHLQGQEAKGAARAGDVQPGQAQPGSAAGKAGA, via the coding sequence ATGCAAGCGTCCAATTCCCGTTCCCCTCGTCGCTGGCTCGTTGGCCTGCTGATCCTGCTGCTGGTGGCTGCACTGGCCTGGTGGCTATGGCCTGCAGCGACACCTGCGCATAAAGAAGGCAGTGCCGGGCGCGGTGGCAAGGGCATGGGCATGATGGGCGGCCGCCCGGGCTTTGGCGGTTCCAGCGACCCGGTGCCGGTGCGCGTCGAGCCGGTGCGGGTGGGCGACTTCCCCCTGTACTACAAGGCCCTGGGCACAGTCACCGCGACCAACACCGTCAACGTGCGCAGCCGCGTGGCTGGCGAGCTGGTGAAGATCCACTTCAAGGAAGGCCAGCAAGTCAAGGCCGGCGACTTGCTCGCCGAGATTGATCCGCGCCCGTACCGCATCGCCCTGCAACAGGCCGAAGGCACCCTGGCGCAGAACCAGGCGCAGCTGAAGAACGCCCAGGTCGACCTGGCCCGCTATAAAGGCCTGTACGCCGAAGACAGCATCGCCAAGCAAACCCTCGACACCGCCGAAGCGCAGGTAGCGCAGTTCCAGGGGCTGGTGAAGACCAACCAGGCGCAGGTCAACGATGCCCGCCTGAACCTCGATTTCACCCAGATTCGCGCGCCAATCAACGGCCGCGTGGGCCTGCGCCAGCTCGACCTGGGCAACCTGGTGGCGGCCAACGACACCACCGCGCTGGTGGTGATTACCCAGACCGAGCCGATCAGCGTCGCCTTCACCCTGCCGGAAACCGAGCTGAGCACCGTGCTGGAGCGCTACCGCAGCGGTGCCACCCTGCCGGTCGAGGCCTGGGACCGCAGTGACAGCAAGCTGCAGTCTACCGGCGTGCTGGGCAGCATCGACAACCAGATCGACACCACCACCGGCACCCTCAAGTTCAAGGGCCGCTTCGAGAACAAGGACCTGGCCCTGTTCCCCAACCAGTTTGTCAACGTGCGCCTGCTGGCCGATACCCTCAAGCAGGTGACCCTGGCCCCGGCGGCGGCGATCCAGTTCGGCAACGACGGCACTTTCGCCTATGTGGTCAACGCCGAAAGCAAGGTGAATGTGCGCAAGCTCAAGGTGGGCGCCAGCGACGGCGAAAACACCGTCATCCTCGAAGGCCTCAAGGCAGGCGACCGCCTGGTGCTGGAAGGCACCGACCGCCTGCGCGAAGGCACCCAGGTGGAAGTGGTGGAGGACAGCTCGCAGGTGCCGACCACCCCGGGCCAGCACCTGCAAGGGCAGGAAGCCAAGGGGGCGGCACGCGCTGGCGATGTGCAGCCTGGTCAAGCACAGCCAGGTAGCGCAGCAGGCAAGGCGGGCGCATGA
- a CDS encoding DUF1652 domain-containing protein, producing the protein MNKMTFPNACQVMRWHFHPLGFEASMDAPRSMVARLFDRATGETFLAIAGIPCSAIMAAADVERIIEAVEAEMDTFMPAATLRDAV; encoded by the coding sequence ATGAACAAGATGACGTTCCCCAACGCCTGCCAGGTGATGCGCTGGCATTTCCACCCACTGGGCTTCGAAGCCAGCATGGATGCACCGCGCAGCATGGTCGCGCGGCTATTCGATCGCGCCACCGGCGAAACCTTCCTGGCGATTGCCGGCATTCCTTGCTCGGCGATCATGGCCGCCGCCGATGTAGAGCGCATCATCGAGGCCGTCGAGGCGGAGATGGATACCTTCATGCCCGCCGCCACCTTGCGCGACGCTGTTTAG
- the pgm gene encoding phosphoglucomutase (alpha-D-glucose-1,6-bisphosphate-dependent), producing the protein MTLSPLAGKPAPASVLVDIPRLLTAYYTGRPDAAVAAQRVAFGTSGHRGTSLELSFNEYHVLAITQAICLYRQEKGIDGPLFIGADTHALSAPATASALEVLAANGVQVMLSKNDEYTPTPAVSHAILCHNRGRTQGLADGIVITPSHNPPQSGGFKYNPPNGGPADSDVTKWIEAKANELLAAELAGVKRMDHAQALQASTTQRHDYVTNYVADLENVIDFDVIRSAKLRLGVDPLGGAGVRYWAAIAEHYKLDLEVVNTEVDPTFRFMTVDWDGQIRMDPSSPYAMQGLIGLRERFDVAFACDPDHDRHGIVTPDGLLQPNNYLAVAIDYLYRHRPQWRSDAAVGKTVVSSGLIDRVTRRLGRELYEVPVGFKFFAQGLFDGSLGFGGEESAGASFLRRDGSVWATDKDGLIPALLAAEMTARTGRNPSQAYADLTEALGKPFATRVEAKADARQKALLSKLAPEQVKSTELAGEPIVQILSHAPGNGQAIGGLKVITANGWFAARPSGTEDIYKIYAESFIDEAHLQRLVQEAQVLVDAAIA; encoded by the coding sequence ATGACGCTCAGTCCTTTGGCAGGCAAGCCGGCTCCGGCCAGCGTGCTGGTCGATATTCCCCGACTGCTCACCGCCTACTACACCGGCCGCCCCGACGCTGCCGTGGCGGCTCAGCGGGTGGCCTTCGGCACCTCAGGGCACCGGGGCACTTCGCTTGAATTGAGTTTCAACGAGTACCACGTCCTGGCCATCACTCAGGCCATCTGTCTGTATCGCCAGGAGAAGGGCATCGATGGCCCGCTGTTCATCGGCGCCGATACCCACGCGCTGTCGGCACCGGCCACCGCCAGCGCCCTGGAGGTGCTGGCGGCCAATGGCGTGCAGGTGATGCTGTCCAAGAATGACGAATACACGCCGACGCCGGCCGTGTCCCACGCCATCCTCTGCCATAACCGTGGCCGCACCCAGGGCCTGGCCGACGGCATCGTCATCACGCCGTCGCACAACCCGCCGCAGAGTGGTGGCTTCAAGTACAACCCGCCCAATGGCGGCCCGGCCGACAGCGACGTGACCAAGTGGATCGAGGCCAAGGCCAACGAACTGCTGGCCGCTGAACTGGCGGGCGTCAAGCGCATGGACCATGCCCAGGCGTTGCAGGCATCCACCACCCAGCGCCACGACTACGTGACCAACTACGTGGCCGACCTGGAAAACGTCATCGACTTCGACGTCATCCGCAGCGCCAAGCTGCGCCTTGGCGTCGACCCGCTGGGCGGGGCAGGGGTGCGCTACTGGGCGGCGATCGCCGAGCATTACAAACTGGACCTGGAAGTGGTGAACACCGAGGTCGACCCGACCTTCCGCTTCATGACCGTCGACTGGGACGGCCAGATCCGCATGGACCCGTCCTCGCCATATGCCATGCAGGGCCTGATCGGCCTGCGCGAACGCTTCGACGTGGCCTTCGCCTGCGATCCGGACCACGACCGCCACGGCATCGTCACCCCGGACGGCCTGCTGCAGCCGAACAACTACCTAGCCGTGGCTATCGACTACCTGTATCGCCACCGCCCGCAATGGCGCAGCGATGCTGCCGTTGGCAAGACCGTGGTTTCCAGCGGCCTGATCGACCGCGTCACCCGGCGCCTTGGCCGTGAGCTGTACGAAGTGCCGGTGGGCTTCAAGTTCTTCGCTCAAGGCCTGTTCGACGGCTCGCTGGGCTTTGGTGGCGAAGAAAGTGCCGGGGCTTCGTTCCTGCGCCGCGATGGCTCGGTATGGGCCACCGACAAGGACGGTCTGATCCCGGCCTTGCTGGCTGCCGAGATGACCGCCCGCACCGGGCGCAACCCGAGCCAGGCCTACGCCGACCTGACCGAGGCGCTGGGCAAGCCGTTCGCCACCCGTGTCGAAGCCAAGGCCGATGCGCGGCAGAAGGCTTTGCTCAGCAAGCTGGCGCCGGAGCAGGTGAAGTCGACCGAGCTGGCGGGTGAGCCGATCGTGCAGATCCTCAGCCATGCACCCGGCAACGGCCAGGCGATCGGCGGGCTGAAGGTGATCACCGCCAATGGCTGGTTCGCCGCGCGTCCGTCGGGCACCGAGGACATCTACAAGATCTACGCCGAAAGCTTCATCGACGAGGCGCACCTGCAGCGCCTGGTACAGGAAGCGCAGGTGCTGGTGGATGCGGCGATTGCCTGA
- a CDS encoding RHS repeat-associated core domain-containing protein, producing the protein MSAKLYQLDCAQSVIGTSPSSSAYHYTPYGDGTAGIALLMSAFAGERFDPISHGYPLGNGLRVYQPRVFRFTTPDELSPFGKGGVNPYSYCQGDPVNKYDPSGQFAIFRYLLRIFARTTVAAQRHLGRATRSIVLAADEALAETIRHAGRQLTPAFNIGRDVITAATAVPTELSMRANTMILQAQVPASAHPSGPTPRTPGSPAEQVVDIRR; encoded by the coding sequence ATGAGCGCCAAGCTTTACCAATTGGACTGCGCACAATCGGTTATCGGGACATCTCCCTCAAGTTCTGCATATCACTACACACCTTATGGCGACGGTACTGCAGGCATAGCCCTGCTGATGTCAGCTTTTGCAGGTGAACGCTTCGACCCTATCTCGCACGGTTATCCGCTGGGCAATGGCCTACGGGTTTATCAACCCCGCGTTTTTCGGTTTACAACGCCTGATGAGCTATCTCCTTTCGGCAAAGGAGGGGTCAACCCGTATAGTTATTGCCAAGGAGATCCCGTCAACAAGTACGATCCAAGTGGCCAGTTTGCCATTTTCCGTTATCTGCTTCGTATCTTCGCGCGGACTACAGTTGCGGCCCAGCGCCATCTCGGTCGCGCGACTCGGTCGATAGTCCTGGCGGCTGATGAGGCTTTAGCGGAAACGATACGTCATGCAGGCAGGCAGCTAACCCCCGCTTTCAACATAGGTCGCGATGTAATAACGGCGGCAACCGCAGTTCCCACCGAACTTTCTATGCGGGCTAACACCATGATTCTGCAAGCTCAGGTACCTGCCTCAGCACACCCGTCAGGACCTACTCCTCGTACGCCAGGATCACCGGCAGAACAGGTTGTTGATATTCGCAGGTAG
- a CDS encoding DUF1345 domain-containing protein, with product MAFHRLTHTHPRLSIATVVGLLGAWLIPAGDIVQHILVGWNLGVWLYLLLVLYLSWSASPEKVRKVARVEDENAGLVLLTVCIAAIASLAAVTLQLVSSRGLQGTDLALHYLYPGLTVAGSWLLIGCIFSLHYARLFYTGQTHEPPLRFADGERNPDYWDFHYFSFTISVAVQTSDVGVAGRGLRRVVLAHSLVGFVFNTAILGFTINIAAGLLG from the coding sequence ATGGCTTTCCACCGCCTGACCCACACCCACCCGCGCCTGAGCATCGCCACCGTGGTCGGCCTGCTCGGCGCCTGGCTGATCCCCGCTGGCGACATCGTGCAGCACATCCTCGTCGGCTGGAACCTGGGCGTGTGGCTATACCTGCTGCTGGTGCTCTACCTGAGCTGGAGCGCCAGCCCGGAAAAGGTCCGCAAGGTGGCCCGCGTCGAAGACGAAAACGCCGGCCTGGTCCTGCTCACCGTGTGCATCGCCGCCATCGCCAGCCTTGCCGCCGTCACCCTGCAACTGGTGTCCAGCCGTGGCCTGCAAGGCACCGACCTGGCCCTGCACTACCTCTACCCCGGCCTGACCGTGGCCGGTTCCTGGCTGCTGATCGGCTGCATCTTCAGCCTGCACTACGCCCGGCTGTTCTACACCGGGCAAACCCACGAACCGCCGCTGCGCTTCGCCGACGGCGAGCGCAACCCGGATTACTGGGACTTCCACTACTTCTCGTTCACCATCAGCGTGGCCGTGCAAACCTCCGATGTCGGCGTCGCTGGGCGGGGCCTGCGGCGGGTGGTGCTGGCGCATTCGCTGGTGGGGTTCGTGTTCAATACGGCGATATTAGGATTCACTATCAATATTGCGGCAGGACTGCTGGGTTAG
- a CDS encoding FecR domain-containing protein, translating to MTSHSPDTREAVRAAARWLALLDSGDANETDLQRLAQWRASNSLNEDAWQKAALLRARFSGLPGALAMATLDRPDTGRRALLKQALGVAALLPAAWLVSRELPLEAWTADLHTSVGERRQVLLSDGTFVQLNTDSAVDIDLGARRLTLLRGEVAVKVPADLSLTLQVPHGQVALNDGEVCLRLIDNACRVSVVNGVARLQPLRGPAMLLRAGQQARLQAAGVGPARAFDAWPLGWREGVLRLDDRPLGELLHELRRYRPGLLRWAPELERLRVTGTFRLDDTDRVLALLAASLPLQVQSRTRYWVSLAARKNRA from the coding sequence ATGACCAGCCATTCCCCCGATACCCGCGAAGCTGTACGTGCTGCGGCGCGTTGGCTGGCACTGCTGGATTCTGGTGACGCCAACGAAACGGACTTGCAACGCCTGGCGCAATGGCGCGCCAGCAACAGCTTGAACGAAGACGCCTGGCAAAAGGCCGCATTGCTGCGCGCGCGTTTTTCCGGGTTGCCCGGGGCGTTGGCGATGGCCACCCTCGACCGCCCGGATACCGGCCGACGGGCGCTGCTCAAGCAGGCCCTGGGGGTTGCAGCGCTGCTACCGGCGGCCTGGCTGGTCAGTCGCGAGCTGCCGCTGGAGGCCTGGACAGCCGACCTGCACACCTCGGTAGGCGAGCGCCGGCAGGTGCTGCTGAGCGATGGCACCTTCGTGCAGTTGAACACCGACAGTGCGGTGGATATCGACCTTGGTGCTCGCCGCCTGACACTGCTGCGCGGTGAAGTAGCGGTCAAGGTGCCTGCTGACTTGAGCCTGACCTTGCAAGTGCCTCACGGCCAAGTGGCGCTCAATGACGGTGAGGTCTGTCTGCGTCTGATTGATAACGCCTGCCGGGTGTCGGTGGTCAATGGGGTGGCCCGCCTGCAGCCGTTACGCGGCCCTGCGATGCTGTTACGGGCCGGGCAGCAGGCCCGTTTGCAGGCGGCTGGCGTTGGCCCGGCGAGAGCGTTTGATGCCTGGCCGCTAGGCTGGCGCGAAGGCGTGCTGCGCCTGGACGACCGTCCACTGGGCGAGCTGCTGCACGAACTGCGCAGGTACCGCCCCGGGCTGTTGCGCTGGGCACCGGAGCTGGAGCGCCTGCGCGTAACCGGCACCTTCCGCCTCGACGACACCGACCGGGTGCTGGCCTTGCTTGCTGCCAGCCTGCCACTGCAGGTGCAGTCGCGTACGCGTTACTGGGTCAGCCTGGCCGCGCGAAAAAATCGTGCGTGA
- a CDS encoding efflux RND transporter permease subunit produces MNLSGPFIRRPVATMLLSLAIMLLGGVSFGLLPVAPLPQMDFPVIVVSANLSGASPEVMASTVATPLERKLGSIAGVTTLTSSSNQGSTRVIIGFEMGRDIDGAAREVQAAINATRNLLPSGMRSMPTYKKINPSQAPIMVLSLTSDVLQKGQLYDLADTILSQSLAQVPGVGEVQIGGSSLPAVRIAVEPQLLNQYGLSLDEVRTAVSNANQRRPMGFVEDAERSWQVRANDQLESAKDYEPVVIRQQNGTILRLSDVATITDGVENRYNSGFFNDQSAVLLVVNRQTGANIIETVEQIKAQLPALQSLLPASVQLNVAMDRSPVIKATLKEAEHTLLIAVVLVILVVYLFLGSLRASLIPSLAVPVSLVGTFAVMYLCGFSLNNLSLMALILATGLVVDDAIVVLENISRHIEDGQPPMKAAFLGAREVGFTLLSMNVSLVAVFVSILFMGGIVRNLFQEFSITLAAAIIVSLVVSLSLTPMLCARWLKPQQAGQTRLQRWSDQLHQRMVGAYDHSLGWALRHKRLTLFSLLATIGLNIALYVVVPKTLMPQQDTGQLMGFIRGDDGLSFSVMQPKMEVYRRALLADPAVQSVAGFIGGNSGTNNAFVLVRLKPISERKIDAQKVIERLRKEMPKVPGGRLFLMADQDLQLGGGGRDQTSSQYLYTLQSGDLAALREWFPKVVAALRTLPQLTAIDARDGAGTQQVTLVVDRDQAKRLGIDMDMVTTVLNNAYSQRQISTIYDSLNQYQVVLEINPKYAWDPSTLEQVQVITADGARVPLSTIAHYENSLANDRVSHEGQFAAESIAFDVAEGYSPDQAMAALERAVAKLGLPEEVIARLGGSADAFAKTQEGQPLMILGALVLVYLVLGILYESYIHPLTILSTLPSAGVGALLALYVTGGEFSLISLLGLFLLIGVVKKNAILMIDLALQLERHQGLTPEESIRRACLLRLRPILMTTLAAILGALPLLLSHAEGAEMRQPLGLTIIGGLVFSQILTLYTTPVVYLYLDRLRHRFNRWRGVRTDAALETPL; encoded by the coding sequence ATGAACCTGTCCGGTCCTTTCATCCGTCGCCCGGTGGCTACCATGCTGTTGAGCCTGGCGATCATGCTGCTGGGCGGGGTCAGCTTCGGCCTGCTGCCGGTGGCACCGCTACCTCAAATGGACTTCCCGGTGATCGTGGTGTCGGCCAACCTGTCCGGCGCCAGCCCGGAAGTAATGGCGTCCACCGTTGCCACGCCGCTGGAGCGCAAACTGGGCAGCATTGCCGGCGTGACCACCCTGACCAGCAGCTCCAACCAGGGCTCCACGCGGGTGATCATCGGTTTCGAGATGGGCCGCGACATCGACGGTGCGGCGCGCGAGGTACAGGCGGCGATCAACGCCACCCGCAATCTGCTACCCAGCGGTATGCGCAGCATGCCCACCTACAAGAAGATCAACCCGTCGCAGGCACCGATCATGGTGCTGTCGCTGACCTCGGACGTGCTGCAGAAAGGCCAGCTGTACGACCTGGCCGACACCATTCTGTCGCAGAGCCTGGCCCAGGTGCCGGGGGTAGGGGAGGTGCAGATTGGCGGCAGCTCGCTGCCGGCGGTGCGCATTGCCGTGGAGCCGCAATTGCTCAATCAGTACGGCCTGTCGCTGGATGAAGTACGCACGGCGGTATCCAACGCCAACCAGCGCCGGCCGATGGGCTTTGTCGAGGACGCCGAGCGCAGTTGGCAGGTGCGTGCCAACGACCAGCTGGAAAGCGCCAAGGACTACGAGCCGGTGGTGATCCGCCAGCAGAACGGCACCATCCTGCGCCTGTCCGACGTGGCAACCATCACCGACGGCGTCGAGAACCGCTACAACAGCGGCTTCTTCAATGACCAGAGCGCGGTACTGCTGGTGGTCAACCGCCAGACCGGGGCCAACATCATCGAAACGGTCGAGCAGATCAAGGCGCAGCTGCCGGCGCTGCAGTCGCTGCTGCCGGCCAGCGTGCAACTGAACGTGGCCATGGACCGTTCGCCAGTGATCAAGGCAACCCTCAAGGAAGCCGAGCACACCCTGCTGATTGCCGTGGTGCTGGTGATTCTGGTGGTCTACCTGTTCCTCGGCAGCTTGCGTGCCTCGCTGATCCCCAGCCTGGCGGTGCCGGTGTCACTGGTGGGCACCTTCGCGGTCATGTACCTGTGCGGTTTCTCGCTCAACAACCTGTCGCTGATGGCGCTGATCCTCGCCACCGGCCTGGTGGTGGACGATGCCATCGTGGTGCTGGAGAACATCTCCCGGCACATCGAGGACGGCCAACCGCCGATGAAAGCGGCCTTCCTTGGTGCCAGGGAAGTGGGTTTCACCTTGCTGTCGATGAACGTGTCGCTGGTGGCCGTGTTCGTCTCCATCCTGTTCATGGGCGGCATCGTGCGCAACCTGTTCCAGGAGTTTTCCATCACCCTGGCGGCGGCGATCATCGTGTCGCTGGTGGTATCGCTGTCCCTCACGCCGATGTTGTGTGCCCGCTGGCTCAAGCCGCAGCAGGCCGGGCAGACCCGCCTGCAGCGCTGGAGCGATCAGTTGCACCAGCGCATGGTCGGTGCCTATGACCACAGCCTGGGCTGGGCCTTGCGCCACAAACGCCTGACTCTGTTCAGCCTGCTGGCCACCATCGGCCTCAACATCGCCCTGTACGTGGTGGTGCCAAAGACACTGATGCCACAGCAGGACACCGGCCAGCTGATGGGCTTCATCCGCGGCGACGACGGCCTGTCATTCAGCGTGATGCAGCCGAAAATGGAAGTGTATCGCCGGGCCTTGCTGGCCGACCCGGCGGTGCAGAGCGTTGCCGGATTCATCGGCGGCAACAGCGGCACCAACAACGCCTTCGTGCTGGTGCGCCTGAAGCCGATCAGCGAGCGCAAGATCGATGCGCAGAAGGTGATCGAGCGCCTGCGCAAGGAAATGCCCAAGGTGCCAGGCGGGCGCCTGTTCCTGATGGCCGACCAGGACCTGCAACTGGGCGGCGGCGGCCGCGACCAGACGTCGTCGCAGTACCTTTATACCCTGCAAAGCGGCGACCTGGCGGCGCTGCGCGAATGGTTCCCGAAAGTTGTGGCGGCGCTGCGTACACTGCCGCAGCTGACTGCCATCGACGCCCGCGACGGTGCCGGCACCCAGCAGGTGACCTTGGTGGTCGACCGCGACCAGGCCAAGCGCCTGGGAATCGACATGGACATGGTCACCACGGTACTGAACAACGCCTACAGCCAGCGGCAGATTTCCACCATCTACGACAGCCTCAACCAGTACCAGGTGGTGCTGGAGATCAACCCGAAGTACGCCTGGGACCCGAGCACCCTCGAGCAGGTGCAGGTGATTACCGCTGACGGTGCCCGCGTACCGCTGTCGACCATCGCCCATTACGAGAACAGCCTGGCCAATGACCGGGTCAGCCACGAAGGCCAGTTCGCCGCCGAAAGCATCGCCTTCGACGTCGCCGAAGGCTACAGCCCCGACCAGGCCATGGCGGCACTGGAGCGCGCGGTGGCCAAGCTGGGCTTGCCTGAGGAAGTGATCGCCAGGCTCGGCGGTAGCGCCGATGCCTTCGCCAAGACCCAGGAGGGCCAGCCGCTGATGATCCTGGGTGCGCTGGTGCTGGTCTACCTGGTGCTGGGTATCCTCTACGAAAGCTACATTCACCCGCTGACCATCCTCTCGACACTGCCCTCGGCCGGCGTCGGTGCCTTGCTGGCGCTGTACGTCACCGGCGGCGAATTCAGCCTGATCTCGCTGCTTGGGCTGTTCCTGCTGATCGGGGTGGTGAAGAAGAACGCCATCCTGATGATCGACCTGGCCCTGCAGCTGGAGCGCCATCAGGGCCTGACACCGGAAGAGTCGATCCGCCGGGCCTGCCTGCTGCGCCTGCGGCCGATCCTGATGACTACCCTGGCGGCGATCCTGGGTGCCTTGCCGCTGCTGCTTAGCCATGCCGAAGGCGCGGAAATGCGCCAGCCACTGGGCCTGACCATCATTGGCGGCCTGGTGTTCAGCCAGATCCTCACCCTTTACACGACACCGGTGGTCTACCTGTACCTGGACCGCCTGCGTCACCGTTTCAACCGTTGGCGTGGCGTGCGCACCGACGCCGCCCTGGAAACCCCGCTATGA